The segment GACGAGGCCCCCGGCGTCGCGCTGCCGCAGCGCGCGGACGATCTCCATCGCCCCCGCGACCGCGGCCATCGCGGCCAGGAGGCCCGCGATGCCGGATGCCTTGCCGAGCTGCAATCCGGCGAGCGTCAGCGTCGAGAACGCGACGAACTCGCCCGACGGCACCCAGATCACCCGCGTGACCGCGAAGACGAGCACCAGGGAGAGCGCGAGCAGCGCATAGACCGCGCCGTTGGTGACGCCATCCTGCGCGAGCAGCGCGGCGATCGAGAGGTCCATCGCGGGAGCCTACCAGACACGCGACGGGCCGGCGGGGGTGGCCCGGCCGGCCCGTCGGGGAACGTCGAGGGCTACTTCACCAGCACCCACTTGCCGTTGTCGATCTTCACCATCACGCGCGCCCGGTTGTCGAGGCCGTTGTGATCGTGCGGGGTCATCACGAACACCCCGTGCGTCGCCACGACGTTCGCCTTCTCGAGCGCGTCGCGGAGCGCCGCCCGGAACGCCTTGGTGCCGGGCTTGCCGTGCTTGAGCGCCTCGGGGATCGCGCCGCGCAGCAGCATGTAGCTGTCGTAGGCGTGCCCGCCGAAGGTCGACCGCGTGCCGAACTGCTTCTCGTAGGCGGTGACGTACTCGGCCGCGACCTTCTTGATCGGGTTGCTGTCGGGGAGTTGTTCCCAGACGAGCATCGGGCCGACCGGGAGCAGCGTGCCGTTGCCGTCCGCGCCGACGACGCGCAGGAAGTCCGGATTCGCCACCCCGTGCGTCTGGTAGACCTTGCCCTTGTAGCCGCGCGCGGCGAGTTCCTTCTGCGGCGTCGCGCCCGGCGTGCCCGCCGCGCCGATCAGGATCGCGTCCGGCTTCGCGGCGATGAGCTTCAGCACCTGACCGGTCACCGAGGTGTCGTTGCGGTTGTATTTCTCCTCGGCCACCACCTTGATGCCTGCGGTCTGGGCCGAGCGCTTGATCTCGGCGAGCCAGCCGTCGCCGTACGCATCCGCGAAGCCGATGTAGCCCATCGTCTGCACGCCGTTCGCCTTCATGCTGACCGCGATGGCGTCGGCCATCAGCGCGTCGGACTGCGGCGTCTTGAACACCCAGCGCGTCTTCGGATTCGCCGGGTCGACGATGCGCGACGCGGCCGCCATCGAGATCATCGGCGTCTCGCCTTCGACCGCGGCGTCGATCATCGCGAGCGAGTTGGGCGAGGTGGTCGAGCCGACCACGACGTCGACCTTGTCCTCGGAGATGAGTTTTTTCGCGTTCTGGACCGCCTTGGTCGTGTCCGACGCGTCGTCGAGCACGATCCAGTTGATCTTCTGCCCGGCGATCGTGGTCGGCAGCAGCGTGAAGGTGTTCTTCTCCGGGATGCCGAGCGATGCGGCCGGGCCGGTCGCCGAGAGGGTGACACCGACGTTGATGTCGGCGAACGCTGCGGGGGCGACCGCCATCGAAACGGCGGTGGCGAGTGCTGTCGCGAGCTTGCGTGGAAACATGGTCCTCCTCCGGGCAATCGTGGGGAACCGGCCGGACCATGGCGGCGCTTCAACCGCGCCGGGACCGCCGGGATCGTCGTTCTCGTCCGGCCGGAGCGCGTTCGCGCTCCGCGTCGCCTGCGACGTACCGGCCGGATTCTGGCAAGGCGGCGACTCGCGGTCAATGCGGCGAACTTGACCGAAATCACGCCGCCGCGTCCCGGACACCGCCGACGGTCAGCCAGGCGAGCACATCGCGACCGCGCCGGGGCCGTAGCCCTCGGCCACGCCGCCCGCGGCCACCATTCGGTCGCGCGTGTCGGGCGACAGGGTGTACCGGTGGTTGGTATCGGGACGCCGATTCCAGATGCGATAAACCGGCAGCGTGCCCGACGGACATGCGCCGGTTGCGCGATCCGGGCTCGCGAGTTGCATCGCGGCGGGACTCTCGAGCACGAACTGCGGATAGACCGCCTGCGCGATCGCGCATTCGTCCGGATTCGCGGAGAAGAAGTGGGAACTGCCGAATCCCGGCGGCAGCCAGAAACGGCAGATCGGCACGCTGCCCGCGACCGCCGACGCGAAGGCGCGGAAGCCCTCGCCGGTGCGCCGCCACCCGGCGATCGCGCCCGAGTCGAGGCCCGCGATCTCCGCGGGATCGGAAGTGATGAAGTAGTGGTCGAGACCCGCGTGGTGATACTCGACGACCGGGACCGTGCCCGCGGGGGCGCTCCCGAGCCGGAGGATCCGGCCCCCGCCGAAATCGGCGAGGTAGATCTCGCCCGCCTCGTCGCGCCCGAACGTGCTGACCTGGAATCCCGCCGTGCCGATGAAGCGCCGCGTGTAGCCTTCGGCGTGCGAGCCGACCGCGGCCCACAGCTTGCCGTTGCAGAAATCGGCGAACAGGTACGCGCCGCGCACCTCGGGCAGCGCGCTGCCGAGGTTCACCTCGCCGCCGGTGACCGAGCAGCCCTCGTCGTGCGGGTAGCTCACCACCGGCGCCGTGTAGCCGGAAGATGCGCAGGGCGCACCGCCGCCGAGCCCGGTGCAGCGATCGCCTTCGAGCACGCGCCAGCCGAAGTTGGGCGGCTGCGCGCCGCTCGCCACGACGTCGATCTCCTCGAACGCGTCCTGTCCGACGTCGCCGATCCACAGGTCGCCGTTGCGCGGATCGAACGCGTAGCGCCAGGGGTTGCGCAGGCCGACCGCCCAGATCTCGGGCCGCCCTCCTCCGTTCGCATACGGATTGCCCGGCGGGATCGCGTAGGGCGCGCCGGCGTCGACGTCGATGCGCAGCATCTTGCCCAGCAGCGAACCCGGATCCTGCGCCCGGTTCTGCGGGTCGTTGCCGGCCCCGCCATCGCCCATCCCGATGTAGAGGAGGCCATCGGGGCCGAAGCGCAGACCGCCGCCGTTGTGGTTCGCGTACGGCTGGTCGATCACGAGCAGCACGCTCGCGGACCCGGGATCGGCGCGGTCGGGCGTCTCCGGAGGAACGAGGTAGCGCGCGATGACACTGGCGCCATCCGGCTTGCGCGTGTAGTTGACGTAGAAGAGTCGCGTCGATGCGAAGCGCGGGTGGAACGCAATGCCGAGGAGGCCGCGCTCGTCGCCGGCGATCACGACCGCGCGCAGATCGATGAAGGGCGAAGCGGCGAGCGCGCCATCACGCAGGATGCGGACGATCCCGTCCCTCTGCGCGATGAAGAGCCGCCCGCTGCCGTCGCCCGCGTGCGTGATGTCGATCGGGGACGCGAGGCCGGCGGCGACCTGGACCAGCGGCAGCGGCTGCGGTTGCGCGAGCGCGACCGGTGCGTGAGACGCGACGAGGACGGCGAGCAGGCGGAGGGTTCGGTGCATGGGCCTCTCCCGCGTGCCCGCCCCCCGGCCGGGCCCGCGTGGCGTTCGGGTCAGCGCTTCAGCAGATCGCGGATCTCGCGCAGCAGCACGACATCCTCGGGCGGGGCGGCGGGGGGCGCGGGCGGGGTCTCGCGGCGCAGGCGATTGATCGACCGCACCATCAGGAAGATGATGAACGCGAGGATCGCGAAGTTGATCGCGACGGTGAGGAAGCTGCCGTAGGCGAACAGCGGGACGCCCGCCTTGGTGAGCGCCTCGTAGGTCATCGGCCCCGAGTAGCCCGCCGGGGGATCGCGCAGCAGCACGAACCAGTTGGTGAAGTCGAGGCCGCCGAAGATCCGGCTCACGACCGGCATGATGATGTCCTTGACGAGCGAGTCGACGATCTTGCCGAAGGCCCCGCCGATGATCACGCCGACCGCGAGGTCGACCACGCTGCCCTTCAGGGCGAATTCGCGAAACTCCTTGGCGAACGCCATGGGTCCTCCCGGATTCAGATGGCCGCTTCGCCGGACTCGCCGGTGCGGATGCGGATGACCTGTTCGACCGCGGTGACGAAGATCTTGCCGTCGCCGATCTTGCCGGTGCGCGCGGCCCGCACGATCGCCTCGATCGCCTGTTCGACCAGCGCGTCCTGCAGGATCACCTCGACCTTCACCTTCGGCAGGAAATCGACGACGTATTCGGCGCCGCGGTAGAGCTCGGTGTGGCCCTTCTGGCGGCCGAAGCCCTTGACCTCGGTGACGGTGAGCCCGGTGACTCCGATCCCGGAGAGCGCCTCGCGCACCTCGTCGAGCTTGAACGGCTTCACGACCGCTTCGATCTTCTTCATGGCTTCCCCGGCTCCCGTCCGCGGCGAAAGCTTACACGACGGCCGCTGCGCCGTGCTACCCGCGCCGGTCGGGGGCGCGTTCCCATTCGCGCCACGCCGAGGTGATCGGGTAGCGCCAGTCCTTGCCGAAGCCCCGCGGCGTGATCCGGATGCCGACCGCCGACTGCCGCCGCTTGTACTCGTTCACCTTGATCAGGCGCACCACGCGGGCCACCGCGTCCGCCGGCAGGCCGAGCGCCGCGATGTCCGCGGGGCTCCTGTCCTCCTCGACGTAGGCCTCGAGGATCGCGTCGAGGATCTCGTAGGGCGGCAGCGAATCCTGGTCGGTCTGGTTCTCGCGCAACTCCGCGCTGGGCGCGCGGGTCAGGATCCGCTCGGGAATGACCCGTCCGAGTTCGTTGCGGTGGCGCGCGAGCCGGTAGACGAGCGTCTTCGCGATGTCCTTCAGCACGGCGAAGCCGCCCGCCATGTCGCCGTAGAGCGTCGCGTAGCCGACCGCCATCTCGCTCTTGTTGCCGGTGGTGAGCACGATGGCGCCGGTCTTGTTCGACAGCGCCATCATCATCGTGCCGCGAATGCGCGCCTGGATGTTCTCCTCGGTCGCGTCGGGGGCGAGGCCGCGGAACTGCGGCTCGAGCGCGTCGAGGAACGCGCGAAACGGGCCCTCGATCGGGATCTCGTCGTAGCGGATGCCGAGGATGCCCGCCATCTCGCGCGAGTCCTCGAGGCTCATCGGCGACGTGTAGCGCGACGGCAGCATCACCGCCCGGACCCGGTCGCGGCCGAGCGCGTCGACCGCGATCGCGAGCGTGAGCGCCGAGTCGACGCCTCCGGAGAGCCCCAGCAGCACGCCCGGGAAGCCGTTCTTTCCGACGTAGTCGCGCACGCCCATCACGAGCGCCTGCCACACCTGCGCCTCCTGGCGCGGATCGAGTCCGCCGCGCACCGCGCGCGGGGTCGCGCCGTCGAACGCGGCGAGCGCGATCGTCTCGTGCCACGCCGGCACCTGCTGCGCGACCGAGCCGTCGGCGGCGACGACCATCGACGCGCCGTCGAACACCAGT is part of the Burkholderiales bacterium genome and harbors:
- a CDS encoding ABC transporter substrate-binding protein produces the protein MFPRKLATALATAVSMAVAPAAFADINVGVTLSATGPAASLGIPEKNTFTLLPTTIAGQKINWIVLDDASDTTKAVQNAKKLISEDKVDVVVGSTTSPNSLAMIDAAVEGETPMISMAAASRIVDPANPKTRWVFKTPQSDALMADAIAVSMKANGVQTMGYIGFADAYGDGWLAEIKRSAQTAGIKVVAEEKYNRNDTSVTGQVLKLIAAKPDAILIGAAGTPGATPQKELAARGYKGKVYQTHGVANPDFLRVVGADGNGTLLPVGPMLVWEQLPDSNPIKKVAAEYVTAYEKQFGTRSTFGGHAYDSYMLLRGAIPEALKHGKPGTKAFRAALRDALEKANVVATHGVFVMTPHDHNGLDNRARVMVKIDNGKWVLVK
- a CDS encoding PQQ-dependent sugar dehydrogenase, which translates into the protein MHRTLRLLAVLVASHAPVALAQPQPLPLVQVAAGLASPIDITHAGDGSGRLFIAQRDGIVRILRDGALAASPFIDLRAVVIAGDERGLLGIAFHPRFASTRLFYVNYTRKPDGASVIARYLVPPETPDRADPGSASVLLVIDQPYANHNGGGLRFGPDGLLYIGMGDGGAGNDPQNRAQDPGSLLGKMLRIDVDAGAPYAIPPGNPYANGGGRPEIWAVGLRNPWRYAFDPRNGDLWIGDVGQDAFEEIDVVASGAQPPNFGWRVLEGDRCTGLGGGAPCASSGYTAPVVSYPHDEGCSVTGGEVNLGSALPEVRGAYLFADFCNGKLWAAVGSHAEGYTRRFIGTAGFQVSTFGRDEAGEIYLADFGGGRILRLGSAPAGTVPVVEYHHAGLDHYFITSDPAEIAGLDSGAIAGWRRTGEGFRAFASAVAGSVPICRFWLPPGFGSSHFFSANPDECAIAQAVYPQFVLESPAAMQLASPDRATGACPSGTLPVYRIWNRRPDTNHRYTLSPDTRDRMVAAGGVAEGYGPGAVAMCSPG
- the mscL gene encoding large conductance mechanosensitive channel protein MscL, translated to MAFAKEFREFALKGSVVDLAVGVIIGGAFGKIVDSLVKDIIMPVVSRIFGGLDFTNWFVLLRDPPAGYSGPMTYEALTKAGVPLFAYGSFLTVAINFAILAFIIFLMVRSINRLRRETPPAPPAAPPEDVVLLREIRDLLKR
- a CDS encoding P-II family nitrogen regulator, with the protein product MKKIEAVVKPFKLDEVREALSGIGVTGLTVTEVKGFGRQKGHTELYRGAEYVVDFLPKVKVEVILQDALVEQAIEAIVRAARTGKIGDGKIFVTAVEQVIRIRTGESGEAAI
- a CDS encoding NAD+ synthase, whose amino-acid sequence is MHIALAQLDQVVGDLAGNARRIVDAVRASVRSGAELVVTPELSLCGYPPEDLLLRPAFLDACASELASLAAEVEGTTLVVGFPERRDGRRHNALAVIRDRRVVSVARKQRLPNYTVFDEQRYFSPGGAPCVVDVAGVRCGFIVCEDLWFPEPAAQAKEAGAELLVVPNGSPYHTKQQAARLAVASSRAREIRLPVVYVNRVGGQDELVFDGASMVVAADGSVAQQVPAWHETIALAAFDGATPRAVRGGLDPRQEAQVWQALVMGVRDYVGKNGFPGVLLGLSGGVDSALTLAIAVDALGRDRVRAVMLPSRYTSPMSLEDSREMAGILGIRYDEIPIEGPFRAFLDALEPQFRGLAPDATEENIQARIRGTMMMALSNKTGAIVLTTGNKSEMAVGYATLYGDMAGGFAVLKDIAKTLVYRLARHRNELGRVIPERILTRAPSAELRENQTDQDSLPPYEILDAILEAYVEEDRSPADIAALGLPADAVARVVRLIKVNEYKRRQSAVGIRITPRGFGKDWRYPITSAWREWERAPDRRG